The following proteins come from a genomic window of Nitrospira sp.:
- a CDS encoding Flagellar motor switch protein FliN — translation MAESDSATRTESKTTGGQSPQPASFPPVQNAETGGAPKNIDFILDIPMSVTVYVGSTKMAIRDLLQLAQGSVIELDKLAGEPMEVMVNNKLVARGEVVVVNEKFGIRLTDVVSAAERVQQLR, via the coding sequence ATGGCTGAGTCAGATTCCGCAACTCGTACCGAATCGAAGACGACCGGCGGCCAATCCCCGCAACCGGCCTCGTTTCCGCCCGTCCAAAACGCGGAGACGGGAGGAGCTCCGAAGAACATCGATTTTATCCTGGATATTCCAATGAGCGTCACCGTGTATGTCGGATCCACGAAGATGGCCATCCGGGATTTATTGCAACTGGCTCAAGGGTCCGTCATTGAGCTAGATAAACTGGCCGGCGAACCGATGGAAGTGATGGTGAACAACAAACTGGTTGCGCGCGGTGAAGTGGTGGTCGTCAATGAAAAATTCGGGATTCGCTTGACGGATGTGGTCAGTGCGGCGGAACGCGTGCAGCAGCTTCGCTGA
- a CDS encoding Flagellar biosynthesis protein FliP: MADKHESRSRLWSVIIVGAMMLLVIPPSEAVAVGPSVSIDFGADGPKQTAVVIQILILLTVLSLAPALFIMVTSFTRIVIVLAFLRQALGTQTVPPNQVLLSLALFLTMFIMAPVGQAVYNNALQPLMAEQISYEDAWKKGIEPVRNFMLRQVREKDLELFITLSHMPKPDRVEEVPTQAIIPAFILSELRIAFQIGFLIYIPFLIVDMVVASILMSMGMMLLPPVVISLPFKLILFVLADGWYLVVGSMVRSFQ; this comes from the coding sequence ATGGCCGATAAGCACGAGTCTCGCTCCCGCCTGTGGTCGGTGATCATCGTCGGAGCGATGATGCTGCTCGTCATCCCGCCTTCGGAAGCGGTGGCGGTCGGTCCATCGGTGAGCATCGATTTCGGCGCAGACGGCCCGAAACAAACCGCCGTCGTGATCCAGATCCTGATTCTCCTCACGGTGCTTTCCTTGGCACCGGCCCTGTTCATCATGGTGACGTCCTTTACCAGGATCGTGATCGTGTTGGCCTTTCTCCGGCAAGCGTTGGGAACGCAGACGGTTCCCCCGAACCAAGTGTTGTTGTCTTTGGCGCTGTTCCTGACGATGTTCATCATGGCTCCGGTGGGTCAGGCCGTCTACAACAACGCGCTGCAACCGTTAATGGCCGAGCAGATCTCTTATGAAGACGCATGGAAAAAGGGCATCGAGCCGGTGCGGAACTTTATGCTGCGCCAGGTGAGGGAGAAGGATCTCGAACTCTTTATCACGCTGAGTCACATGCCGAAACCGGACCGAGTTGAGGAGGTGCCGACCCAGGCGATCATCCCGGCCTTCATCCTGAGCGAACTACGGATTGCCTTCCAAATCGGGTTCCTCATCTACATTCCTTTTTTAATCGTCGATATGGTCGTCGCCAGCATTCTCATGTCGATGGGCATGATGCTCCTTCCGCCGGTCGTGATCTCTCTGCCGTTCAAATTGATCTTGTTCGTATTGGCCGACGGCTGGTACCTGGTCGTGGGATCGATGGTGCGGAGTTTTCAGTGA
- a CDS encoding Flagellar basal body-associated protein FliL, with protein sequence MADAAAVDEKTPVAPRASAFPIKLLIIVSVVALMFGVGGAFVAVKFLGGSGKGAEHSEENKAVAEVKAESKSEGGGKHGQAASPGAMFDLDPFIVNLADTPDVRYLKLTLKLEVDNETVAAELSSRIPQIRDAILVLLSSKDVNAVRTTQGKFQLRDEITQRINGLLKKPGIRSAYFTEFVVQ encoded by the coding sequence ATGGCAGATGCAGCTGCAGTCGATGAAAAAACTCCGGTAGCGCCCCGCGCTTCGGCGTTTCCCATCAAACTGCTCATTATTGTGTCGGTTGTGGCCTTGATGTTCGGCGTCGGCGGAGCGTTTGTGGCGGTCAAATTCCTGGGAGGCTCCGGCAAAGGCGCTGAACATTCAGAAGAAAACAAGGCGGTCGCCGAAGTAAAGGCCGAATCCAAGAGCGAGGGCGGTGGGAAACATGGTCAGGCCGCTTCGCCGGGCGCCATGTTCGACTTGGATCCTTTTATCGTCAACCTCGCGGACACTCCCGACGTTCGGTATTTGAAGCTGACCCTCAAACTCGAGGTGGACAATGAAACAGTCGCTGCCGAACTGTCCTCCCGCATCCCTCAGATACGGGATGCCATCCTCGTTTTGCTCAGCAGCAAGGATGTCAATGCGGTGAGAACGACGCAGGGAAAATTCCAGCTTCGCGATGAGATTACGCAACGCATCAACGGTCTCTTGAAGAAACCCGGAATCCGGTCGGCCTATTTCACGGAATTCGTCGTTCAGTAA
- a CDS encoding Flagellar hook protein FlgE: protein MGILSSLFAGVSGLNANGTALSVIGNNIANLSTVGFKGSKATFADLISSSISGGSGAIQTGIGVALTSVQGNFSQGSLTTSSNVLDLAIDGNGFFIVKDAQGGTFYSRAGQFRLDKDNNVVDPTGFKVQGFLADTAGTITGTIGDISLPSTTASPRATTTALVAANLNSATDPTGVRGNIVASSASATTTAAGNNSFTINLNGDGARTITVANGLTGSALATAIQNAVRALVPNDPFKGAAYAGFTASVNASNTFTFASGMTGTTNNSTTGTGTIVVTANGGDTLAANLNMLAPTSTTGTDFLLSDPSATSNFSTSMTVYDSLGNSHLLTTYFTKVGENSWNYNTVAAASDVVTANYHSSNIDTSLGIVRVGSGTLTFGTDGTLDRESTVIRYDTATAAGASGTAPGELQLDFVGATQDQPIAMNFGSSVTTDGGSGLDGTTQFGSTSALVQQTQDGFAAGSLQAFSVDANGTINGRFSNGQVRALAQVVLARFPDPIGLTRTGKNTFAQSGDSGQPVTGTPDSAGLGQVKSNSLELSNVDLGESFIDMIAAQRGFQANSRVITTSDEILQELVNLKR, encoded by the coding sequence ATGGGAATCCTGTCGTCACTGTTTGCCGGAGTCAGCGGGCTCAACGCCAATGGTACCGCGCTCTCCGTCATCGGCAATAACATCGCCAACCTCAGCACGGTCGGCTTCAAGGGGAGCAAGGCGACGTTTGCGGACTTGATCAGTTCGTCGATCTCAGGCGGGTCCGGCGCGATTCAGACCGGCATCGGCGTGGCGCTCACGTCGGTGCAGGGGAATTTCTCTCAAGGATCGCTGACGACCTCGTCCAATGTGCTGGACCTTGCCATCGACGGCAACGGATTTTTCATCGTGAAAGACGCGCAGGGCGGCACCTTCTATTCACGCGCCGGCCAGTTTCGCCTCGACAAGGACAACAACGTGGTCGATCCGACGGGATTCAAAGTGCAGGGATTTCTCGCCGACACCGCCGGTACCATCACCGGGACGATCGGCGATATCTCACTGCCTTCGACCACTGCATCGCCGAGGGCCACGACCACTGCGCTCGTTGCCGCCAATTTGAATTCGGCCACTGATCCGACGGGTGTCCGCGGGAATATCGTGGCTTCCTCAGCGTCGGCGACCACCACCGCTGCAGGTAACAATTCTTTCACGATCAACTTGAACGGCGATGGAGCTCGGACGATCACTGTGGCGAACGGCTTGACCGGCTCGGCGCTGGCCACAGCGATTCAAAACGCCGTGCGCGCGCTGGTTCCCAACGATCCCTTCAAGGGCGCCGCCTACGCAGGATTCACCGCATCGGTCAACGCCTCCAACACCTTCACGTTCGCGTCGGGCATGACCGGGACAACAAACAATTCCACGACCGGTACCGGGACGATTGTGGTCACGGCGAACGGCGGCGACACCTTGGCGGCCAACCTCAATATGCTGGCGCCGACCTCGACGACCGGCACGGACTTCTTGCTGTCGGACCCGTCTGCCACCTCGAACTTTTCCACATCGATGACGGTGTATGATTCACTGGGCAACAGTCATCTGCTGACGACCTACTTCACGAAGGTCGGCGAGAACAGTTGGAACTACAACACTGTCGCAGCAGCGTCCGATGTGGTGACGGCGAACTACCATTCGAGCAATATCGACACCAGCTTGGGCATCGTCCGAGTCGGGTCCGGCACCTTGACGTTCGGGACGGATGGAACGCTGGATCGGGAAAGTACGGTAATCCGGTATGACACTGCCACGGCGGCCGGCGCCTCGGGGACGGCGCCGGGAGAGTTGCAGCTGGACTTTGTCGGCGCGACGCAAGACCAGCCGATCGCCATGAATTTTGGCTCCAGCGTGACGACCGACGGCGGAAGCGGGCTCGACGGCACGACGCAGTTCGGGTCGACATCGGCGCTCGTCCAGCAAACACAGGACGGCTTTGCCGCCGGCTCACTCCAGGCCTTTTCAGTGGATGCGAACGGCACCATTAACGGCCGTTTCTCGAACGGTCAAGTGCGCGCGCTGGCGCAGGTCGTGCTTGCGCGCTTTCCCGATCCCATCGGGCTGACGAGGACCGGAAAGAATACCTTCGCGCAGTCAGGCGATTCCGGCCAGCCGGTCACAGGCACGCCCGACAGTGCCGGGCTTGGGCAGGTCAAATCCAACTCGCTGGAACTGTCGAACGTGGATCTCGGTGAGAGCTTTATCGATATGATCGCCGCGCAGCGCGGGTTTCAGGCGAACTCGCGCGTGATCACCACGTCAGACGAAATTCTTCAAGAGCTGGTCAATCTGAAACGGTAG
- a CDS encoding Flagellar motor switch protein FliM, whose product MEKILSQDEIDALLKGVVSGEVDTAPKEAAQDAKGVMRYDLFNQERIIRGRMPTMEMINDRFIRRQSVVWTGMFREAVDFAVVGTQVVKFGEFLKKVPMPSSLNVFHMSPLRGSALFVMDAFLVYLIVDYFFGGKGQTHVKPEGRDFTPVQLRIIKKLLLLSLVDLEQAWHAVVPVKVGYVRSESNPQFAMVVTSSEIVVVVTLQVVLGETARELYIVYPYSMLEPIKEKLYSGLVSDQVEQNGEWNHRFRERLQDCPLPIAVRLGTATVTVKDVLNFSPGDVILLDQHPGDPLDCYIEGYHKFQGSPGIYKGNHACRVTKLLN is encoded by the coding sequence ATGGAGAAGATTCTCTCGCAGGACGAAATCGATGCGCTCCTAAAGGGCGTCGTCTCAGGTGAGGTGGACACGGCTCCGAAGGAAGCCGCCCAGGACGCAAAAGGTGTCATGCGATATGACCTGTTCAATCAAGAACGGATCATCCGTGGGCGGATGCCGACCATGGAGATGATCAACGACCGATTCATCCGCCGCCAATCCGTTGTCTGGACCGGCATGTTTCGAGAGGCCGTTGATTTCGCCGTCGTCGGGACACAGGTCGTCAAGTTCGGCGAGTTTCTGAAGAAAGTCCCGATGCCCTCATCGTTGAACGTGTTTCATATGTCTCCGCTGCGGGGCAGTGCGCTCTTCGTGATGGACGCGTTCCTGGTGTACCTGATCGTGGACTATTTTTTCGGGGGAAAAGGTCAGACCCACGTGAAGCCCGAGGGACGGGATTTCACGCCCGTCCAACTGAGGATCATCAAGAAGCTGTTGCTGCTCTCGCTTGTCGACCTGGAACAGGCCTGGCATGCCGTCGTGCCGGTCAAGGTGGGGTATGTGCGTTCTGAGAGCAACCCTCAGTTCGCGATGGTGGTGACCTCGTCAGAAATCGTGGTCGTCGTCACGTTGCAGGTCGTCTTGGGAGAAACGGCCAGAGAACTCTACATCGTATATCCCTACAGCATGCTCGAGCCGATCAAAGAGAAACTCTATTCCGGTCTCGTCTCCGACCAGGTTGAACAAAACGGCGAGTGGAATCATCGATTCCGAGAACGATTACAAGACTGTCCGCTTCCGATTGCGGTCCGGCTGGGAACCGCCACCGTGACCGTGAAGGACGTCCTGAACTTTTCTCCGGGTGACGTCATTCTGTTGGACCAGCACCCGGGAGATCCGCTCGATTGCTATATCGAGGGCTATCACAAATTTCAGGGTAGCCCGGGAATTTACAAGGGCAATCATGCGTGCCGCGTGACCAAACTCTTGAACTAA
- a CDS encoding Flagellar basal-body rod modification protein FlgD: MIDVSQVNSTGTQSTPEQTGPRQLGQDDFLKLLITQLQNQDPLKPTDNTEFVSQLAQFSQLEQTAKQADLLQKSLDAQTASLEFTLLPMVGRQVSIDQPLTQLENGQASLTYTLEKNAASVQIRILDQSGQVVRTLGYTGLQAGLNQAQWDGKDSKGAAMPPGVYKYAISAVNQQGASVVATGHAQLTVTGIRMEDGQPKLAVGTITVNPSEVVEVQ; encoded by the coding sequence ATGATCGATGTATCACAAGTCAATTCGACGGGAACCCAATCGACACCGGAACAAACCGGACCGCGACAGCTGGGTCAGGATGATTTTCTCAAATTGCTCATCACGCAATTACAGAATCAGGACCCGTTGAAACCCACCGACAATACCGAATTCGTCTCGCAGCTCGCGCAATTCAGCCAGTTGGAGCAGACCGCGAAACAGGCGGACCTGCTTCAGAAGAGCCTCGATGCACAGACTGCCTCGCTGGAGTTCACTTTACTGCCCATGGTCGGCCGCCAGGTCAGCATCGATCAACCCCTGACGCAGTTGGAAAATGGTCAGGCCTCGCTGACCTATACACTGGAAAAGAACGCGGCGAGCGTGCAGATTAGGATCCTCGATCAAAGCGGCCAAGTCGTGCGGACGTTGGGCTACACCGGCCTCCAGGCCGGGCTCAATCAAGCACAATGGGACGGGAAGGACAGTAAGGGCGCCGCCATGCCGCCCGGTGTGTACAAGTATGCCATCTCTGCCGTCAATCAGCAGGGTGCGTCGGTTGTTGCGACAGGCCATGCGCAACTTACCGTCACGGGCATCCGGATGGAAGACGGACAACCAAAGTTGGCTGTTGGAACAATCACTGTGAATCCGTCGGAGGTCGTGGAAGTGCAATAG